One genomic region from Leptolyngbyaceae cyanobacterium JSC-12 encodes:
- a CDS encoding hypothetical protein (IMG reference gene:2510096008~PFAM: SPFH domain / Band 7 family), with protein sequence MRNNMMNNQLIYSEIQFPTRQTSDSEIVYIAQADAASNPPSESSNPLSTAAPVIGWSVFGAILFIWFVKSFMQICNPNEILVLSGRKHRTQEGQEVGYRVIFGGRTIVIPILETVKRMDLTTMPVPVEVKNAYSKGGIPLHIQAIANVKISSDAKIVGNAIERFLGRDRSEISRVARETLEGNLRGVVAMLTPEQINEDRLEFAERIAQDVSRDLSKLGLHLDTLKIQSVADDVDYLRSIGRKRISQIIRDAEIAEAEALSQAERVEADCQQQAEVAKSQALAVIQQKQNELRKIKAELEQQARSEEERTKAAEKEARARAEQELQTVRAELERLRLEADQVLPAEADKEAQTFLAKGAAAELAENTKAAALVNDMLTKVWRETGVDAAEVFLIQQIEMILQEAAKIPNRMHLEQIHVIDNGDGKALASLINVYPEVVRQFLDRVDQTLGIDVAATLNRSK encoded by the coding sequence ATGAGAAATAATATGATGAACAACCAATTGATTTATTCAGAGATTCAATTCCCAACTCGTCAAACATCGGATAGTGAGATCGTTTACATTGCTCAAGCCGACGCTGCATCTAATCCTCCAAGCGAGAGTTCTAACCCCTTATCAACAGCAGCACCCGTCATTGGCTGGTCTGTTTTCGGAGCCATTTTATTTATCTGGTTTGTCAAAAGCTTCATGCAGATTTGCAACCCCAATGAGATTTTGGTGTTGTCGGGACGCAAACACCGCACACAGGAAGGGCAGGAAGTCGGCTACCGGGTAATTTTTGGTGGACGTACCATTGTCATCCCGATTTTAGAAACGGTGAAGCGGATGGATTTGACGACCATGCCTGTGCCCGTGGAAGTAAAAAATGCTTATTCAAAGGGTGGTATCCCGCTGCATATTCAAGCGATCGCCAATGTCAAAATTTCCAGCGACGCGAAAATTGTGGGCAATGCGATTGAGCGCTTTTTGGGACGCGATCGCTCAGAAATTTCCCGCGTTGCTAGAGAAACCCTGGAAGGGAACTTGCGCGGGGTTGTTGCTATGCTCACGCCGGAACAAATCAATGAAGATCGGTTAGAGTTCGCGGAACGCATCGCCCAGGATGTTTCTCGTGATTTGTCCAAACTGGGACTGCATCTAGACACATTGAAAATCCAAAGCGTTGCCGATGATGTGGACTACCTGCGATCAATTGGGCGAAAGCGGATTTCCCAAATTATTCGCGATGCCGAAATTGCCGAAGCGGAGGCATTGAGTCAGGCGGAGCGAGTGGAGGCAGACTGTCAACAACAGGCAGAAGTGGCAAAATCTCAGGCACTGGCAGTCATTCAGCAAAAGCAAAACGAACTCCGCAAGATTAAAGCGGAACTGGAACAACAGGCGAGATCGGAAGAAGAACGCACTAAAGCGGCTGAAAAAGAAGCCAGAGCCAGAGCCGAACAGGAGTTGCAAACCGTGCGGGCAGAGTTGGAACGGTTGCGGCTAGAAGCGGATCAGGTCTTGCCTGCAGAAGCCGATAAAGAAGCCCAAACCTTTCTGGCAAAGGGTGCCGCTGCCGAACTGGCAGAAAACACCAAAGCCGCTGCTCTCGTCAACGATATGCTCACCAAAGTCTGGCGCGAGACAGGCGTGGATGCTGCCGAGGTCTTTTTAATTCAGCAAATTGAAATGATTTTGCAAGAAGCTGCCAAGATCCCGAACCGGATGCATCTGGAGCAGATCCACGTAATCGACAATGGCGATGGGAAAGCCCTGGCAAGCCTGATCAATGTTTATCCCGAAGTGGTGCGCCAGTTTCTCGATCGCGTTGATCAAACCCTTGGCATCGATGTTGCCGCAACCTTAAACCGCAGTAAGTAA
- a CDS encoding NfeD-like protein (IMG reference gene:2510096009~PFAM: NfeD-like) codes for MGMIFLSSIVMVTVYWLCFAVGGVFVLLAMFSGIDGADFANLDDFDFDPQLDEDLELVDAPAELSSELPRLRQRVPWYSVFSIVKSLRFWTFGICFFGLTGLVLSHLAIGLAPALVAVIAVLMGIVCGSLVAGSLRLLQRRQVDSLVRSNDLVGLTGTVEVPFDQASRGKVRLLTKGSVIDLIAYTDDVRAFQPGDRVLVVGMEQNRLWVVSADEESIGNEK; via the coding sequence ATGGGAATGATTTTCTTGTCCTCTATTGTAATGGTGACTGTTTATTGGCTGTGTTTTGCTGTGGGTGGCGTGTTTGTGCTACTGGCAATGTTTAGCGGCATTGATGGTGCAGACTTTGCGAACTTGGACGATTTTGATTTCGACCCGCAGTTGGATGAGGATCTTGAACTAGTAGATGCTCCAGCAGAGTTGTCATCGGAGTTGCCTCGTTTACGGCAGCGTGTGCCCTGGTACTCGGTCTTTAGTATTGTCAAAAGTCTTAGGTTCTGGACCTTTGGCATCTGCTTTTTTGGGTTGACTGGGCTGGTATTGTCCCACCTAGCGATCGGATTAGCACCTGCTCTGGTAGCAGTCATAGCAGTATTGATGGGCATTGTTTGCGGCAGTTTGGTGGCTGGTAGCTTGCGCCTGTTACAGCGACGGCAAGTGGATAGCCTGGTACGCTCTAACGATTTAGTAGGGTTAACTGGAACTGTGGAAGTACCATTTGATCAAGCCAGTCGTGGCAAGGTGCGGCTATTGACAAAGGGCAGTGTTATTGATCTGATTGCTTACACCGATGATGTCAGAGCCTTTCAACCTGGCGATCGCGTGCTGGTGGTAGGCATGGAGCAAAACCGCCTCTGGGTCGTTTCTGCTGACGAGGAGAGCATTGGAAATGAGAAATAA
- a CDS encoding aminopeptidase N (IMG reference gene:2510096010~PFAM: Peptidase family M1) — MPQHLFGFDNKNGHRSFELPGARPHYSPDRPGQVEHIFLDLDLDIPKQRYSGTCHIHLNPVRTGIDRLTLDAVNLTIESVAVDEIPQHFEYDGEQLQIQLQPPTTAGKTVTLAIAYHVAQPQRGLYFIAPNQHYPHKPVQVWTQGEDEDSRFWFPCFDYPGQLATSEIRVRVPKNLIAISNGELISTEEDGNSKIFHWSQKEVHPTYLMTLAVGDFAELRDEWNGKPVIYYVEKGKEAAARLSMGKTPQMIEFFSQKYGYPYAFPKYAQVCVDDFIFGGMENTSTTLLTDRCLIDERAAIDNRSTESLVAHELAHQWFGDLVVIKHWSHAWIKEGMASYSEVMWMEHEYGAEEAAYYRLGEARSYLDEDASRYRRPIVTHVYREVIELYDRHLYEKGACVYHMIRAELGDDLFWQAIATFVNDNAHRTVETVDLLRAIEKASGRNLLFLFDQFVFRGGHPDYSVAYSWDGDSNLAKLTVTQTQAKDNSDRANLFDLKIPIGFGYIGEPESKPLNVRVREREQSFYFPLEKKPDYVRFDVGNHTLKTVILDYPIPELKAQLQNDPDPLARIYAAEALAKKGGLESVKILSEALAQDSFWGVRAEIARNLASIKLDQTFSGLLIGLKDIDARVRRATVESLAGIKTTESYKAIKPLAEKGDASYYTEAAALRALGSLAGSNLLNEKEEKTLKLLKSVLKERQGWNEVVRAGAIAALSQMKTSEAALDLILEYTELGVCQPLRLAAIRALGTISTGQTNVNLERILNRLQELSRESFFLTQVSVVNALGQMETPKAIPILDSLAHHTSDGRVRRIAEEAMQKVQKNVGSDQAMKQLREELDQIKQENQELKSRLEALEARVK, encoded by the coding sequence ATGCCCCAGCATTTGTTTGGTTTCGATAATAAAAATGGTCATCGCTCCTTTGAACTGCCCGGTGCACGTCCTCACTACAGCCCCGATCGCCCCGGACAGGTTGAGCATATTTTTCTCGATTTGGATCTCGATATTCCCAAGCAGCGCTATAGTGGCACCTGCCACATTCACCTCAACCCCGTTCGTACGGGCATTGATCGCCTCACTCTGGATGCTGTGAATTTGACCATTGAATCGGTTGCAGTGGATGAGATACCCCAACACTTTGAATATGATGGCGAACAATTGCAGATTCAACTTCAGCCGCCCACCACAGCCGGAAAGACCGTCACACTAGCGATCGCTTACCATGTTGCTCAACCCCAACGGGGACTTTACTTTATTGCACCCAATCAGCACTACCCCCACAAACCTGTGCAGGTGTGGACCCAAGGCGAAGATGAAGATTCCCGCTTCTGGTTCCCCTGTTTTGATTACCCTGGACAGTTGGCAACATCCGAAATTCGAGTCCGAGTGCCCAAAAACCTGATTGCAATTTCCAATGGGGAATTGATCAGCACAGAAGAAGATGGCAACAGCAAAATCTTTCACTGGTCGCAAAAAGAAGTGCATCCTACCTATCTCATGACCTTAGCCGTGGGGGATTTTGCCGAGCTTCGAGATGAGTGGAACGGCAAACCCGTTATCTATTACGTGGAGAAGGGCAAGGAAGCAGCAGCCCGCCTCAGCATGGGCAAAACGCCGCAGATGATCGAGTTCTTTAGTCAGAAATACGGCTACCCCTACGCCTTTCCCAAATACGCTCAAGTGTGCGTGGATGATTTCATCTTTGGCGGGATGGAAAACACCTCCACCACCCTGCTCACTGATCGCTGCTTGATTGACGAACGGGCAGCAATAGACAACCGCAGCACCGAAAGTTTGGTTGCCCACGAACTCGCCCATCAGTGGTTTGGCGATTTGGTAGTGATTAAACACTGGTCCCACGCTTGGATTAAAGAAGGCATGGCTTCCTACTCGGAAGTGATGTGGATGGAGCATGAATACGGCGCAGAAGAAGCCGCTTATTACCGTTTGGGAGAAGCTCGCAGCTATCTGGATGAGGATGCCTCTCGCTACCGTCGCCCGATTGTGACTCACGTGTATCGGGAAGTGATCGAACTCTACGATCGCCACTTGTACGAGAAGGGAGCCTGCGTTTATCACATGATTCGGGCAGAGTTGGGGGATGATCTGTTCTGGCAAGCGATCGCCACCTTCGTCAATGACAACGCCCATAGAACTGTGGAAACCGTGGATTTGTTGCGGGCGATCGAGAAAGCCTCTGGGCGCAATCTCCTCTTCTTGTTTGACCAATTTGTGTTTCGCGGCGGACATCCCGACTACAGCGTTGCTTACTCCTGGGATGGCGACAGCAACCTGGCAAAACTCACCGTCACCCAAACCCAGGCAAAAGACAACAGCGATCGCGCTAACCTGTTTGATCTAAAAATTCCCATCGGGTTTGGATACATTGGGGAGCCAGAATCAAAACCCTTGAATGTACGAGTGCGAGAACGCGAACAGTCTTTCTACTTTCCACTTGAGAAAAAGCCTGATTATGTACGATTTGATGTAGGGAATCATACCCTGAAAACCGTCATTCTAGATTACCCTATCCCTGAACTCAAAGCCCAACTGCAAAACGATCCCGACCCACTGGCGCGGATTTATGCAGCAGAAGCATTGGCGAAAAAAGGTGGATTAGAAAGTGTCAAAATCCTGTCCGAAGCACTCGCGCAAGACTCATTTTGGGGAGTACGGGCAGAGATTGCTCGCAATCTAGCTAGCATCAAACTAGATCAAACATTTAGTGGACTCCTGATTGGATTGAAAGATATCGATGCACGAGTTCGAAGAGCTACTGTTGAATCATTAGCGGGGATCAAAACGACTGAAAGTTACAAAGCAATTAAACCATTGGCAGAAAAAGGCGATGCCAGCTACTACACTGAAGCTGCAGCACTGCGGGCATTGGGCAGTTTGGCAGGTTCCAACTTGCTGAATGAGAAAGAAGAGAAAACGTTGAAATTACTCAAATCCGTACTCAAAGAGCGGCAGGGGTGGAATGAAGTGGTGCGGGCAGGAGCGATCGCGGCCCTGAGCCAGATGAAAACCTCAGAAGCCGCTCTCGACCTGATTCTGGAATATACGGAACTTGGCGTTTGCCAACCGCTGCGCCTTGCTGCAATTCGCGCATTGGGCACCATCTCTACCGGACAAACTAACGTCAACCTGGAACGAATTCTCAATCGCCTCCAGGAACTTTCCCGCGAAAGTTTCTTTTTAACCCAGGTTTCAGTGGTCAATGCATTAGGACAGATGGAAACCCCCAAAGCAATCCCCATCTTGGACTCTCTGGCACACCATACTTCCGATGGTCGTGTCCGCCGCATTGCTGAAGAAGCCATGCAAAAAGTGCAAAAAAACGTCGGATCTGATCAAGCCATGAAACAACTAAGGGAAGAACTGGATCAAATTAAACAGGAAAATCAAGAACTCAAAAGTCGCTTAGAAGCTCTGGAGGCAAGGGTTAAATAG
- a CDS encoding bacterial peptide chain release factor 3 (bRF-3) (IMG reference gene:2510096011~PFAM: Elongation factor Tu domain 2; Elongation factor Tu GTP binding domain~TIGRFAM: small GTP-binding protein domain; peptide chain release factor 3), whose amino-acid sequence MSTELQAELQAAVERRRNFAIISHPDAGKTTLTEKLLLYGGAIHQAGAVKARRAQRHATSDWMEMEQQRGISITSTVLQFDYKGCQINLLDTPGHQDFSEDTYRTLAAADNAVMLIDAAKGLEPQTRKLFEVCRMRGLPIFTFVNKLDRPGREPLELLDEIEQELGLQTYAANWPIGMGDRFKGVFERRSRQIHLFERSAHGQREARDTVVDLGDPHIEQLLEQDLYYQFKDDLELLEELGAELDLEAVHAGKMTPVFFGSAMTNFGVEPFLNAFLDYALKPAPHASTKGEILPTYPEFSGFVFKLQANMDPKHRDRVAFVRVCSGKFEKDMTVNHARTGKIVRLSRPQKLFAQDREVIEEAYPGDVIGLNNPGVFAIGDTIYVGQKLEYEGIPSFSPELFAYLKNPNPSKFKQFQKGVLELREEGAVQIMYSVDASRRDPILAAVGQLQFEVVQFRMQSEYGVETLLEPLPYSVARWVVGGWDALQKVGRLFNTITVKDSYDRPVLLFKNEWNLNQIQSDHPELELNAIAPVVSGREPASL is encoded by the coding sequence ATGTCCACTGAACTCCAGGCTGAATTACAAGCAGCGGTTGAGCGTCGTCGCAACTTTGCGATTATTTCCCACCCAGACGCAGGGAAAACAACCTTGACCGAAAAACTGCTGCTGTATGGAGGGGCGATTCACCAGGCAGGAGCCGTGAAAGCTCGGCGGGCACAACGTCATGCTACTTCGGACTGGATGGAAATGGAACAGCAGCGGGGAATTTCCATTACATCTACCGTGTTGCAGTTTGATTACAAAGGCTGCCAGATCAACCTGTTGGATACCCCTGGACACCAGGATTTTAGTGAAGATACTTATCGCACCCTAGCCGCTGCAGATAATGCTGTGATGTTGATCGACGCAGCCAAAGGGCTGGAGCCGCAAACCCGCAAGCTATTTGAAGTTTGCCGGATGCGGGGACTGCCAATTTTTACCTTTGTCAACAAGCTTGATCGCCCCGGACGGGAACCCCTGGAACTACTGGATGAAATTGAACAGGAACTCGGTTTGCAAACCTACGCAGCAAATTGGCCTATCGGTATGGGCGATCGCTTCAAAGGCGTGTTTGAACGGCGCAGTCGTCAGATTCACCTGTTTGAGCGCAGTGCCCACGGTCAACGAGAAGCTCGCGATACGGTTGTTGATCTGGGTGATCCACATATTGAGCAATTGCTGGAGCAGGATTTGTACTATCAGTTCAAAGACGATCTGGAACTGCTGGAAGAATTGGGAGCCGAGCTAGATTTGGAAGCGGTTCATGCAGGCAAAATGACACCAGTTTTCTTTGGGAGTGCGATGACCAACTTTGGTGTTGAACCCTTCTTAAATGCCTTTCTGGATTATGCGCTCAAGCCTGCCCCCCATGCCAGTACCAAAGGCGAAATTCTCCCCACCTATCCAGAGTTTTCTGGCTTTGTGTTCAAGCTTCAGGCAAACATGGACCCGAAACACCGCGATCGCGTCGCTTTTGTGCGAGTGTGTTCTGGCAAGTTTGAGAAAGACATGACCGTAAACCATGCCCGGACTGGCAAAATTGTGCGTCTTTCCCGTCCCCAAAAGTTGTTTGCTCAGGATCGGGAAGTGATTGAAGAAGCCTACCCAGGTGATGTGATTGGCTTGAATAATCCAGGGGTGTTTGCGATCGGCGACACGATCTATGTCGGGCAAAAACTAGAATACGAAGGCATTCCCTCTTTCTCACCAGAATTGTTTGCCTACCTGAAAAACCCCAACCCTTCCAAGTTCAAGCAATTTCAGAAAGGAGTCTTGGAACTGCGGGAAGAGGGCGCGGTGCAGATTATGTACTCCGTCGATGCCTCGCGCCGAGATCCAATTCTGGCGGCAGTGGGGCAACTGCAATTTGAAGTGGTGCAGTTCCGAATGCAAAGCGAGTATGGCGTAGAAACGTTGCTGGAACCCTTACCTTACAGTGTGGCTCGCTGGGTGGTGGGTGGCTGGGATGCCCTGCAAAAAGTGGGACGTTTGTTTAATACCATCACTGTTAAAGACAGCTACGATCGCCCAGTGCTGCTATTCAAGAACGAGTGGAACCTGAACCAAATTCAGTCTGACCACCCGGAGTTAGAATTGAACGCGATCGCCCCCGTAGTTTCTGGGAGAGAGCCTGCCTCTTTGTAA
- a CDS encoding Zn-dependent protease with chaperone function (IMG reference gene:2510096012~PFAM: Peptidase family M48), with the protein MTTTPESSSSENQSCISQSEHLSDLEAGLTAFKQGDYATALILLEPALSASGEQPQVVRAQMAMAIAYEKLGETARSAQLCQALQQNPNPQVRDWATKTLTSLVKRHPELGADLETSSTESVPAPSEPISTSESSDLTRFPPLNTNAPLPPTADQDLIQFTPLHQVDVEHFTSPQSASELVPPTTRSPQPEPLVIKHAAVVSKAAVTTEPPSLYQPSWRQAGRASQWKPLGKVNLVKLVLAQVGTAIALYFAVQQLLYWMFAGYGNAVLKVLPRLGFRITYPSPPNWTFPLVGIALLLLFVGSRWILDWLLIVTHGLQPLSITTLSGYSPETARSLNRFCQKYHISTPALGIVPTKAPLVFSYGILPNLSRIVVSQGLLDQLADDEIATVYAHEVGHLAQWTVPLMSLAAVVLQLPYTIYWLVSEWGNRKDAAITKVSATILSVISYGVFWLWRWVPLWLSRQRTYYSDRIAVDLTGNPNSYARALLKIAIGTANDIQQQQQTSYLLESLEILTPLGHRIATPIGSLYPHAPLEKVLEWERTNPYRHWLSINNSHPPTGERLNLLMLYARHWALDTELDWQESLSRRSKRNGLTGQQWRTLLLQGAPYFGLVFGLMIAVLLSWLGWIGLRAQWDAVSWMARDRTILHGLPLIGFCIGTLIRLNPFFPDIKPQPIGSLSQDLTLPELLTDSTKIPVHGQVIRLEGTLLGRPGISNALSQDLWLQTPKGMIQLHYTARLGPLSSLFPRPNQPADFVKNPVATSGWFRRGTTPWLDLDTLRTSGGRTSRSYHPIWSFIAAAIAACLGILTILNF; encoded by the coding sequence ATGACGACCACTCCTGAGTCATCGTCTTCTGAAAACCAATCTTGCATCTCCCAATCTGAACACCTCTCTGATCTGGAAGCTGGCTTAACCGCTTTCAAACAGGGGGATTACGCCACTGCTTTGATCTTGCTAGAACCTGCCCTGTCTGCCAGTGGTGAGCAGCCGCAGGTTGTTCGCGCCCAGATGGCAATGGCGATCGCCTACGAAAAACTGGGAGAAACTGCACGATCTGCCCAGTTGTGTCAGGCATTGCAGCAGAACCCGAACCCACAAGTGCGAGACTGGGCAACCAAGACCCTTACTTCTCTAGTTAAGCGACATCCAGAGCTTGGGGCTGATTTAGAAACGAGTTCCACCGAATCAGTTCCCGCACCCTCTGAGCCAATCTCCACTAGCGAGAGCAGCGATCTAACCAGATTTCCCCCTCTGAATACAAATGCACCGCTACCACCCACAGCCGACCAAGATCTCATACAATTTACTCCGCTGCACCAGGTTGATGTCGAGCATTTTACGTCTCCTCAATCAGCTAGTGAGCTAGTCCCGCCAACCACGCGATCGCCCCAACCAGAACCTCTAGTCATTAAACACGCAGCCGTTGTCAGCAAAGCAGCAGTAACGACGGAACCCCCCTCACTGTATCAGCCCAGTTGGCGGCAGGCAGGACGAGCATCCCAATGGAAACCCCTTGGCAAAGTCAACCTGGTGAAGTTGGTGCTGGCACAAGTCGGGACGGCGATCGCACTATACTTCGCCGTTCAGCAGTTGCTCTACTGGATGTTTGCTGGCTACGGTAATGCTGTCCTCAAAGTGTTGCCTCGCCTTGGCTTCCGCATTACCTACCCTTCACCCCCCAACTGGACTTTCCCCTTGGTAGGGATTGCATTGCTGTTGTTGTTTGTGGGTTCTCGCTGGATTTTGGATTGGTTGCTGATTGTGACGCATGGGTTGCAACCCCTGTCAATCACCACGCTCTCTGGCTACAGTCCAGAAACCGCGCGATCGCTGAATCGATTTTGCCAGAAGTATCACATCTCGACTCCGGCATTGGGGATTGTTCCCACCAAGGCTCCCCTGGTGTTTAGTTACGGTATCCTCCCTAATCTCAGCCGCATTGTTGTCAGTCAGGGATTGTTAGACCAATTGGCAGATGATGAAATCGCCACCGTTTACGCTCATGAAGTTGGTCATCTGGCACAGTGGACGGTGCCATTAATGTCCCTTGCTGCTGTAGTTTTGCAACTGCCGTATACGATCTACTGGCTGGTGTCGGAGTGGGGCAACCGCAAAGATGCTGCGATTACAAAAGTTTCTGCCACGATTCTTTCGGTCATCAGCTATGGTGTGTTTTGGCTATGGCGCTGGGTGCCATTGTGGTTATCTCGCCAGCGGACGTATTACAGCGATCGCATTGCCGTAGACCTAACGGGAAACCCCAATAGCTATGCCCGTGCCCTACTGAAAATAGCGATCGGTACAGCAAATGACATACAGCAGCAACAGCAAACCAGCTACCTGTTGGAAAGCTTGGAAATTCTCACGCCGCTGGGACACCGAATCGCCACACCAATTGGCAGTCTTTATCCCCATGCGCCATTAGAGAAGGTTCTAGAGTGGGAGCGCACCAACCCCTATCGACATTGGCTGTCTATCAACAATTCCCACCCACCGACTGGGGAACGCCTAAATTTGCTCATGCTGTATGCGCGGCACTGGGCACTGGATACGGAACTTGATTGGCAGGAATCCCTATCTCGGCGTTCTAAACGTAATGGATTGACTGGACAGCAGTGGCGCACTCTCCTCTTGCAAGGTGCACCCTACTTTGGACTAGTCTTTGGGCTGATGATCGCCGTCCTACTGTCATGGCTCGGCTGGATTGGGCTGCGTGCTCAGTGGGATGCGGTTTCCTGGATGGCACGCGATCGCACCATTTTGCACGGTTTGCCGCTAATTGGCTTTTGTATAGGAACGTTGATTCGGCTTAATCCCTTCTTTCCCGATATCAAGCCGCAACCAATTGGCAGTCTTAGCCAAGATCTAACGCTCCCAGAGTTGCTGACTGACTCTACTAAAATTCCCGTCCATGGACAGGTTATCCGCCTGGAAGGAACCCTGTTGGGGCGACCCGGAATTAGCAACGCCCTGAGTCAAGACTTGTGGCTGCAAACCCCTAAAGGCATGATTCAATTGCACTACACTGCCCGCTTGGGACCATTGTCGAGCCTCTTTCCCCGCCCCAATCAACCTGCTGATTTTGTCAAAAATCCTGTGGCAACTTCCGGTTGGTTCCGGCGCGGCACTACTCCCTGGCTAGACCTTGATACTTTGAGAACATCGGGCGGACGAACCAGCCGCAGCTATCATCCAATCTGGTCATTTATTGCCGCTGCGATCGCTGCTTGTTTAGGCATCCTCACCATTTTGAACTTTTGA
- a CDS encoding cAMP-binding protein (IMG reference gene:2510096014~PFAM: Bacterial regulatory proteins, crp family): MYSVSSSTSESSRPFLTWQRIIDWSQEHYRVRTFAKDEKIPARPGLLYLVQRGAVRLVGSAQVNATSSNTSRIAQITPEEAFLGFVGAGQPFEIVAQSPFTLQSYAHVDQTSVLWMYWHDLDNWPHFRREVLDAFRYQHQRKLLWLSTLGQRRTIDRLLGFLTLLIEEFGEPSEQGYCLPFPLTHAQIGSAIGSTRVTVTRLMGKLRQRGMIKTQGDNLICIPTDSALNRVG, translated from the coding sequence ATGTACTCAGTATCTTCCAGTACTTCAGAGTCGTCTCGTCCATTCCTGACCTGGCAGCGCATTATTGATTGGTCTCAAGAACACTATCGCGTCCGTACTTTCGCCAAGGATGAAAAAATTCCAGCGCGTCCAGGGCTTTTGTATCTGGTGCAGCGGGGTGCTGTTCGCTTAGTGGGAAGTGCTCAAGTCAACGCTACCAGTAGCAATACATCCCGCATTGCCCAAATTACTCCTGAAGAAGCGTTTTTAGGATTTGTGGGAGCGGGTCAACCGTTTGAAATTGTCGCGCAGTCGCCTTTTACGCTCCAAAGTTATGCCCATGTAGACCAAACTTCTGTACTGTGGATGTACTGGCATGATCTGGATAATTGGCCCCATTTTCGTCGAGAAGTATTAGATGCGTTTCGCTACCAGCACCAGCGCAAACTACTGTGGTTGAGCACTCTGGGGCAACGACGCACGATTGATCGCCTGCTGGGATTTCTCACATTACTGATTGAAGAGTTTGGTGAGCCGTCTGAACAGGGCTATTGCTTACCCTTCCCGTTGACTCATGCCCAGATTGGTAGCGCGATTGGCTCTACCCGCGTAACAGTGACCCGTCTCATGGGTAAACTGCGTCAGCGCGGCATGATTAAGACTCAAGGCGATAATCTGATCTGCATTCCCACTGATTCGGCACTCAACCGAGTGGGATAG
- a CDS encoding hypothetical protein (IMG reference gene:2510096015): protein MIIETPVQLLRIILYKIVRLEENYSEFISLLKFGDTPTGDNLELLSAKLRLKRLYAASEILYSSSLPHWLAAQNKRNTTEIAVEIVNLLCAYITGFSNDRMYPELPTQLLHHLKVEASSSGMILFRFEDGAVAYWLNYLLHSSLLLRFGGNSHPFLTPPVQLFAIQHSHARCCSLLRLAHQEQLIQLNQPHAQPTQWAFIEPDTIGWLNAKSQLQTRYAAEWNVINWLLLALDEIVEQPALSLKRVIFLAEEGSKAFQTLHRALPLFGDFRTQPRDRIHAHLALILMTQRMLQFLLQQLNAPAPDYL, encoded by the coding sequence GTGATTATCGAAACACCCGTACAGTTGTTGCGAATTATACTATACAAAATTGTACGCCTGGAAGAAAACTATTCCGAGTTTATATCATTGTTGAAATTTGGCGACACTCCAACGGGTGATAATTTAGAGCTTTTATCAGCGAAACTACGGCTTAAGCGTCTCTATGCTGCTTCCGAGATACTTTACAGTTCATCTCTGCCCCATTGGTTAGCTGCTCAAAACAAGCGTAATACTACGGAAATCGCAGTTGAAATTGTAAATTTACTGTGTGCTTACATTACTGGTTTTAGCAATGATCGCATGTATCCAGAGTTACCAACACAACTCCTTCACCATTTAAAGGTTGAGGCTTCATCATCCGGTATGATCCTGTTTAGGTTTGAGGATGGGGCAGTCGCATACTGGCTCAATTATCTACTTCATTCCTCCCTATTATTGAGGTTTGGAGGTAACTCACACCCTTTCCTGACCCCACCCGTTCAATTGTTTGCAATTCAGCATTCCCATGCCCGGTGTTGCTCACTGCTGCGGCTTGCACATCAAGAGCAATTAATTCAGCTCAACCAGCCCCACGCCCAACCAACCCAGTGGGCTTTTATAGAACCAGATACGATTGGCTGGCTGAATGCAAAATCACAATTGCAAACCCGATACGCAGCCGAATGGAATGTGATCAACTGGCTCCTGCTTGCTTTGGATGAAATCGTTGAGCAACCAGCCTTATCACTCAAACGAGTCATCTTTTTAGCGGAAGAAGGCAGCAAGGCATTCCAGACCCTGCACCGGGCATTGCCATTATTTGGGGATTTCCGTACTCAACCACGCGATCGCATCCATGCCCATCTCGCACTTATTTTAATGACCCAACGAATGCTCCAATTTCTTTTGCAGCAACTGAATGCACCAGCACCAGATTATTTATAA